Within Ovis aries strain OAR_USU_Benz2616 breed Rambouillet chromosome 11, ARS-UI_Ramb_v3.0, whole genome shotgun sequence, the genomic segment ACAAAGCCTTTCTCCTGTTAAACAAAGATCCCTTGACGAGGCGTGATCCGCTCACACGAGTCAACTCTGCACTCAGGGATTTGGAGATTATCAGCCGGGAAAATCACACAGAATGTTAAGGTAGAAAAGTGGAATgacaggacttccccggtggtccagcggttaggaacccacctgccaatgcaggggacagagactggttcgatccctggccctggaagatcccacatgttgctgGGCAACTGAGCTGACGTgcgacaactactgagcccgggtTCTCCGCCAAGAGAAACCAGCACAGCGAGAAGCTCACACACCGCGGCTGGAGAAAGGCCGCACGCAGCCACGGaggcccagcacaaccaaaaccaAGCCGACAACAAagcataattttaattaaaaaaaacaaaagtggaaTTACATACGGAGCAAACGTTTTAAGAAGTCAGATTTGCAAGAGCCCGTAAGGATGTGACTCAACCGTCTGTGGCTGGTTTTCTCTGGGTGGTGCAGGTTCTTCTTTCTATTTATTAGGGTGaatttctttccctctctgtgctttccttctttttccaattttctaCAGCAATCACACACCCCGTTTTTAAAGGGGAGGGACGCTTTTTAGGTGAAAGGTCACCCTGGAGATCCCTGACACCCATAGTTCTGAGACAACCCAGGCTGGGAAAACCCCCATGCGGTAAAGCAGTGTGGGCTAAAGTTTCAGGCGATGGTTCCCAGAAGCGATATACGAAGAGCAGATGGGGAAGAGGAAGTGGTTTTCCTTCCATCCATCAAGCATATGTATGTTGAGGCTGATTTCGCTGCTAAAGGCCTGAGATGTgctggagggaggggctggaCCCCGCAGGGTTGCTGGAGGTGAGAGAGTAAAGCGGGGTCTCCCCTTTTGCTCCCAGTAAGAACCAACTCCCAGTTTAGCACTGCAGGCGTGGGGCAGAGCCACCAGGGTTTTACTGCAGCCCTGAAAGGCTCAGCATCGGTCATTCTGAACAAACATCCCCTCTGCCCAGGTACTCTGTGCACATGGAATTAAGAACTCTGAGTCCAGGAAGGAACCTTAAGGCTCACACTCATCTCAGGCAGAAAGCTGCTCTCCTACAGGAGTCAAGTACAACCGGCACTTGCCCTGGGCgcctgccatctgcctctgcaaaGATCAAATCAGGCGCTGATGCAGCTGCTTCAACACCCCCGAAAGgcgttcagggtggagagcaggagcGAGGCATCTGCGCGAGGTCTTCAGATAGTCAGATATGCTCAAGGGCTGGTTTTTATGagcccaatccttgcatctccccAAATCTAGAAAAGCACGAACATCCTTCATGGTGACGACTGTTCCCTGTGACTAGCAGAAGATTCTCGAGACTGATAGAAACCTCCTGGAAAAATGTGTGCTGAATGGCCTGTGTtcctcccccttcaccaaaatcacagaTACGCTGACCTTCCCCCGCCCCCTGaatctttggagcagtttctcagggcTATCtaaggtgctgtctcccaggctacagtcctcattttgccccagattAAACCTAGCTCATAACTCTCACGCTGCggattttttttaagctgacaCAGATAAAACTTGGGCCACCCACCAGCAAGATGGTCACAGCGTCACTGGTTCCTCTGTTCTTCTATGTATTTAATTTGCTCACGTGTTTATTGAGCCCCTACTTATGAGCACCAGACAGGATGCTGGGGGcgtcttattttctctttgaatctGAGCTCAGAGGGGAGTGGCTGGACCACAGCCTCCCTGGGTGCCACTGTgacaatattaaataatattaaataatactttCACTCAACACATACTGCTCCTATACCTTCTTGGGCAAGGGTCTCTGATCTACAGGAGCTGCGTGGGCTGCTGGGGAGGCAGCCTAGGAAGCAGGAGTGGCAAATTGGTGGGACAGGGGCTTTGACGGCGGAAGAACAGAGGCTCACCCTGAAGGGGGCCCTGAACTGCCCTCTGGGGGCCAGGAAGAGGGCCtagaggaaagaaagcagagagcAGCACTCAGGGCATCAGGAGTGAGCcggtggggggcagggcaggccccCCAGGTGCCCAGAGCAAACTCGGAGGAAGTTGAGAAACCACTGCCTTCCAGGGTGTGAGGACTGGCAGATTGCCAAGGGCCTTGACCATGCTGGGCAGGCCTGGACTTTGGAGGCTGTAGGAGGTCACGGAAGGGTTTGGACGGAAGAGGGACATTGCTTCACGAGCACCTACCCCGGCCCTGCCGTGGGAAAGGCCTCTTGCCTTAAAGCCACCTCCTCTCAGCCACATAGTCCCTTCCGGGCCTGCCCTCTAGGGTCACCCGGGCCATGTGGTCCCAGGGGAGACACAGCTGATGACCCTTCTGGAAACCCAGAGGCATTTCCTCTAGGGCCAGAAGGTGTGGGCGGGGCCGGCCTGCCCTCGGGTGGGGTGCGGGCGGGTGTCGGGGGCTCACTCACCTTTGGCCCATCTCTGAACCATCCTCCAGGCGAGCAGCGAGAAGCCccccagcaggagcagcagcagggccaaCGAGATCAGCAGCGCGTGGAGCCTGAGAGGAGACAGGGTGggctgggtggggcagggggtcCCGCCTTCCCTCGCTTGTTCAGTAGATAAGCGCTCACTGAAAAAAAGGCAGACAGCGTAAAGCCTCCTTTTCAACCCCCGTCTACCTAAATCCCCCCAACAGACTCACACCGTGCACCTAAGAGCCTTCCGGAGCCTCTTTATTCAATGCAACAAAATAcgaatatacattatttttgtatatgtccTTTTTTCACATAAAAGAGGCACAGTATAAACCATGGGTCCCCAACCCCTCGGCCATGGACCAGTACCCACCAAAGGACTGTTAGGAACCTGGCCATACAGAGGAGGTGAGCACCTCCCCAttcacccccccaaccccccaaatCTCTCTTATTACTGCCTGAACCATCCACTCCCACCCCCGTCTgtggaaaactgtcttccacaaaactggtccctggtgccaaaagggtTGGGGACCGCTGGTATAAAcactgttgttcagctgctcagccatgtccgactctttgcgacctcatggactgcagcacgccaggcctccctgtccatcaccatctcccggagcttgctcaaactcacgtccactgagtcagtgaaaaacactattttttaaCTTCACAATGCATCTTGAAGATCTTTCCATGTCACTACATACAGAAGTTCCCTGCGGGGCTTTTTTCacagctgcatagtattccattgtgtggacaGACCATAAATTATTTAACTCCTCCCTCTCCATGGGCATTTCTTTTGCCCAGTCTTTTGCAATTACAAACCTGGCTGCAAAAACATCACCTTGAAACTCTACCACTTCACACTTGGACAGCAGCAGCTGCTTTCCTGGGGAACTGACACGGCTTGGGCTCTGCCCCTCCCTTGCTTGGGCCCCTTCTTTTATGCCTAACTGGCATCCATGGTGTTCTcgtctttttttcttaaagatgcaCCCCCCTCCCCTGAGAACTGTACAAGCTTCAGTTATACAAAACccaactctggggcttccctagcagctcagtggtgaagaatccacctgtccatgcaggggacacaaacaggtttggtccctggcccaggaagatcccacaagctgcggaGGGAGGAAGCCCGGGctccacagccactgagcctgtgctccacgattagggaagccactgcagggagaagcccgAGCAGAGAAGCTGGAGAGCAAGCGccactctctgcagctagagaaagcctgcgcagcCACACAGGCCcagcacaggaaaaaataaataaagagacaaACAGACAAATAAGCAGATGAAATTACTGTTTAAAAAACCCAGCTCCCTTCCCCAGGTGTGCATCTGCAGGTCGTTTCTGAAGGCGGCACGTTTGGGTCCTGAATCCCACCTTGCCTGACATAAAGCTTGTCACCTGGATTGTCAGGAAGCCAGTGGAGGGGTCTTGGGGTGTcgtacagtaaagaatctgactggcCTTTGCCTCTGGCTCCTGGAAGGGAGGCTCTAAATCCTTGAGGTTTTCCTAGTAACAGGAGCACCTTTGTGATTCACAAGCTGCTTGGATCTCCCTGGGATTTTGCCTGACTCAGGCTGGGAGCTGGTCACCAGAAGGGCCAGCCATGCGATGAGAGATTTGGGGCTCTGAGCCAGCCTGAACTTCAGGGAAGTGGAAAGGGGTGTTGGGGGTTGAGGTCAGTCATGTGGGCAGTGATTCAGTTAGTCATATCTGTGCGATGAAACCCAAGTAAAAACTATGGGCACCAAGACTTGAAGGAACTTCCTGGTTGGTAAAGACATCAAAGTCCCGGGAGGGTGATGCCCCTCAACTCCACTGGGAAAGGGCATAGAAATTTTGCAGTCAGGACCCTCCCAGACCTTGCCCTACATGTCTCTTCATTGACTGGTCCTGACCTTTGTGCGTGTGTACTgggtcatttcagtcgtgtctgactctgcaaccccgtggacagtagtcTGCAGCCGTAGgctggaccccatggactgtagccttcatggttaggctcctctgtccatggggttctccgggcaagaatactggagtgggttgccatgccctcctccaggggatcttcccaacccaggcatcaaacccacgtctcttatgtctcctgcgttggcaggtgggttctttaccgctagcgcctcctgggaagcacCCTGACCTTTATACTTTATGATAAAACTGTATGTATAGCATTTCTCTACATTCTGTGGATTACCTAAGCAATTACCAAACCCAAGTGGGTCATGTATCCAACTGATCAGAAATGTGATGATCTGAGCATCCCCAAAGGGCCCTGGCATCTGAAGTCAGGCCGTCTTACAAGACTGAGCCTCACGAGCCTCACAGGATGCTGGAGTCTGTGCTGACTCCCAGGTGTCCAGTTCTGGAATCGACTTGCAGGGCGCCAGGTGGTGTCAGAATAGGGagtctcgggcttccctggtggtccagcggttaagaatctgcctgacaatgcaggggacacaggttcgattcctggtccaggaagatcccacatgccgcggggcgactaagcccgtgcaccgcaactcaggtggcactagtggcaaagaacctgcctgccaacccaGAAGACACGGGAGAcgcagggtcaatccctgggtagggaagatcccctggagaagggcaaggcaacccactccagtgttcttgcctggagagtcccatggacagaggagcctggcgggccagagtccatgggatcgaaaagagttggacacgactgagcaactaacacacaccgCAGCCACTGAGCTCACgctctagggcccatgctctgcaacaaaagaagccaccgcaacgagaagccctcGCGCcagaactagagagtagcctccattACGGCAacttaggtcttccctggtggctcagagggtaaagcgtctgcctgcaatataggggacctgggttcgatccctgggtcaggaagatcccttggagaaggaaatggcaacccattccagtactcttgcctggaaaatcccatggacagagaagcctggtaggctatagtccatggggtcgcaaagagtcggacacgactggacgaCTTCACTGTCTCActttcactgcaactagagaaagccccaaagcagccatgaagaccccgcacagccaaaaataaaaattaattgattactttttaaaaaagggaatctGTGAATCCCAGGAATAATTTCAGACAATAGGCATATTTCCAGGGAGAGAAACTATAAATGTTGTCAGATTCtcccagggtttgttttttttttacctctccctgccaaaaaaaaaatgtcGAGAATCACAAATTTGGAAGAAAGAACCCAAAACTTTGGAATCATATAAACTTGGCCTGGGAGGCAGCCTGCCTCTGTGACTGTATTACCCACtcagtcacttaacctctcagagcctcagtttactcatccatAAACTGAGGGTGATGGTGGCAAAGGATTGTAAGGAGCAGATGATGACGTCCAGGTGGGGCACTGAGCATGTGCCTGGCAGGATATCGTCACACCAGCTCTCATTAAATGTCGCTTTCCCTCCATCCACCCCCAGTTTCTACCTGGCCTGAGCCCTCTCTCAGAGCCCAGGGCAGGTCCAGTGTGGCCCCTACAGCCCAAGCTAGGAGACGCAGATCGGCTTCCAGCCTGGGTGCAAAGGGAGCCAGAGGCCCCAGTCAACGGGGACAGGGCTCCTGACCAAACAGACCCCAAGGCAGAGGACGCCACAGGCCTAGGGCACCTTACCTCCAGTTCTGCGTGGGCTCGTATTCCTCCTGGCTGCTGGCACTGTGGGTGGCACTCTCTGTGGTCAGGGTGGTGAATGACACAGTTGAAACTTTGGCTGCGACAGTAGGTGGGATTGGTCTTGGTGTTGGTGATGCCGATGGTGCTGAAATACAAATCAGACTCTGGGAGGCCCTCTgactctcccaccaccctccgaTACCTTTCTTGTTTGATTTCACACAAAATAATCACTCATGAAGGGGACAAGATGAAGAACCCTGCGGCCAGGACCCTCCTGGGGCCAAGTGACCGTTTCGGAACAGGACATGGGCACCACCCCCAACAGACCTGATTCCATCCCCATGATGAGGTCAGGGTCCTCCGGAGGCCCCAGAGTAACCCCTACCCCGAGTCTTGCTCCCCGCCCCCGACCAAGTCACAGCTGCATGAGCCTGCCAGAGACCACTTGCAGATCTTTTTAGCACTCCCACTGTGTTCAGCATCTTCACCTGGCCCGCCACCTCTCCACTCAgctccccaccttcccccacaCAGCTTCCCGGGTTTCTGTGGGGAGGCCCACGGCACCTTCCTCCCTCAGCTGCATACCCACCTCTTTGCTGCCCCTTCCCCGACAAGCACCTCATCACTCAAGACCAAGGAGACGTGCCAACGTCCTGACTGTCTCTTtgtctcacatacacacacacacatacacacaatatacatacacctacacacacacacacagagtttgcTCTCTGATGTGATTTCTGCCTTGGCTATTCCAACCTGAGACTTTTAAGATGACCCTGTTGCTGGTACAAGGGGAGGTAGGGGTGTGCATGGCTCACCTGGGATCACAGACACCTCCACCTCGAAGGTGGGGTCAATGGAAACTGGCACATTGATCCCACACTCGTACGTTCCCGCATCCTCCTCTCTGAGGCTCTTCAAGGTCACTGTGAAGGTGAGGTTTGCAGGATGGTCTCTGATGGACACGCGGCCTCTCGTCACttctctctgtgactctgtggtCTCCACAATCTTCGGTGATAACAAACAGAAGGGTTTGCACCAGTATTTGTTATTGCTTATGAATTTCTTCTGGTACCGACACTCCACGCTCAGGGATCTCCCCACGATGCCCGTCACTCTGCTGGGGCCACTCAGGGATAAACAGCCTGGAAGACACAACCGGGTCCAGCTCCATCAGGTGGGCCTAGTTCAGGACACCCTGGGGGTCACCCCAAAAAGTTCCCCCATCTCTTGCTAGCTGCCCCGCATCAGCCAGAATACACCTTGAGACTCTGCCCCTTCTATTCAGCCCTAAGACCGCAGCTGCCCTTTCCTCCAGACCCCAACTTTCTTTCCTCTGCCCTTCACCTCTCACCCACCAGGGACCTCCCATCTCCCAGCTTGTCAGGATGCCCCCAGCCTGGAGCAGCTCAGTCACCTGAAGACCCGCTTGTAGCCGACGTGTTCCCACCAAGGGGCTGTGCCCCAAGGCAGAGAGAGGGCTGCCAGATGGTTCACAGAAGCACCAGACATGCCTGGCAAATTTTGTGGATGAAAAATCACCCACACACACAGTTTACTGACAGCCTTCATCTCACCCTGGGTCTTACTCCAGTTTGCCCAGCTCCTGTTGACTTAATTTTCAAGGAAGCTCATGCTTTATTTCTGAGATTGGCATCTGCCATTGTCCCAGACAGTCCTCCGCCATGGAGCTGGGGGGCTAAGGTGACATGTGTGACATTAATGCTGGCCACCAAGCCGAGGACACGCCCCCCCCCGGCCCCTGTGGATATGGCTCCTCACCAGCCCTGTAATTCTGTGATGGGGCCCCCACAGTGGTGGGGGGTGTGGCTTGCTGTCTTTTGCTAGAGTTAGTCGTCTTGAATTTGACTTGGCTTGTCAGGCTGTTAAATCAGTTGAAGAGAATGTCAGCCCCTGGGGCCTTCTTCTTATATCTTAAAGGTCTACacatgtctggcacatagtaggccctcAGCAAACCCTTGGGTGTGAGCACCTCCCCCAGCCTACACAGTTCTCTGTTCAAAGCTGCCCGAAGCTGACCACAAGCCCCCATCCTCCCACTCCTGGGAGCCCGTCAGGGGGTCCTATTCTGGCCTGGGTGGCAGACGCCCTGCAAAGACGCCTTCTCCAGCCCCATCGCGGGTGTGATGTGTCCTGAGATGCTCCGTAGCCAGTGCCACAGTGGCGTGGAAAGGGCATCAGAAGAATCTGAGTTTTAGTCTCAGTTCTGTGACGAGTCTGCTGTGTGTTCAGGGacaagttacttgacctctctgagcttcagaggCCTCACTGGTAACGTGGTGATGACTGGTAAGCCTCGCAGGACATTTGGGAGTATTGGATGAGATAATGGGCGCCAAATGCCTGGAGAATAATATCAGGTTTGAACCACATGAAGCTGCCAGCATCCCTCTGTGTCTGGCCAAGAAAGCCGACATTTCAGAAAATTCAGTCTAATGAGCATGGATAACCCTCTGAGAACCAAGACCTCACAAGCCACGCAGTACagccaaaacaagaaaaaaaggctTCTCTCCAGGCGAGCGTGTGAATCTGGATGAGCGTATGATTTTCTAGAAAACAACAGATCAGTAAAATAGACACACACCGAGTGCTTAACAGATAAATGCCCCAGCCCTTCCTTGGGTTAAGACGTAGCTTCTGCTCCCCACATCCAGACTCCATGCCCTGTGTCCCCTCGACTGTGAATTGTCATCTTTCCTGGCCTGGCTCTTGGCTCCCCTGCCTGGTCTGGGCCCCCCTTCACCTCCACCCACGGGACCCAGCCCTCTGTGTCTGGGGCCTGCCTTCCCCGTGCATCGTGTGTCTCCCTGGCtgtctccctgtgtctctgtctctgtgtctttgtctctccttctctctctctgtccttctcactctccttctgtctctcaccttccgtctctctgtctctctgtgtctcatcgtctctgtctgtctgtccctctgtctgcgtgcctgtctctctctgtctctctgtccctctgtctgcgtgcctgtctctctctgtctctctgtccctctgtctgcgtgcctgtctctgtctgtctgcctctttATCTGTCTctcactttctgtctctttgtctctctggGTCTCATCGTCTCTGTCTGTCCCTCTGTCTGCGTGCCTATCCCTCtctgtctgtccctctctctGCGTGCCTGTCTCCGTCTGCCTGTCCCTCTGTCTGCGTGCCTGTCTCTGTCTGCCTGTCCCTCTGTCTGCGTGCCTGTCTCTGTCTGCCTGTCCCTCTGTCTGCGTGCCTGTCTCTGTCTGCCTGTCCCTCTGTCTGCGTGCCTGTCTCTGTCTGCCTGTCCCTCTGTCTGCAtgcctgtctctgtctttctgccTCTTTGTCTGTCTCTTCTAACAGGGTCTCCCTCTGTTTTCCTAATGTTTTACTTCAGAATCACAGAATCCCATCCCACTAAACCCCAGGTAAACGTGTGAACCATCCAGCACAAGCAGTGGAGAGGAACCGGCGCACTCACACCCACCCAGGAGAGAGTAGACCCACCCAGGAGAGAGTGGAGCCAGAGCGGAAGTTAGTGAATCAGGAGACAAAAATCACTGCAACTAGTGTATGGGCAGAAAAGCTGATTTTTCAACTgggagaaacaaacaacaaaatagaCGTTCTTGTGTGTAACCAgatcaagagaaaataaaaagaagacacacataaaccattaaaaagaaaaatagggtaAACCACAAGCCTCTACAAAAATTTCTGCACACTTGGACAAAACTGgtgattttctcttcattttttaaaaaacatgtatttatttgtttagttgagctgggtcttagttgccacacttgggatctttagctgtggcatgtgggatctagttccctgaccaggaatttaACCTGGGCCTCTggcgttgggagcacagagtcttagccaccggactaCCAAAGAAGTCCCCCAAACTGCTGATTTTCTAGGAAAGTATACATTACCGATATTAATccagaacagatttttttttttaaatgtagaccaGTACCTATAAGTGTTAGCAAGGAGTCCTTTCCCAAAGTTAACTATGTGAAGTGATACGGTAATTATTTCAtggtatatacatgtatcaaaacaTCACTGTAATTGTAcaccatatatacacacagttttTACTTGTTAATTATGCCTCAGTAAAattggagagaaaagagaagaaagaagttcttttttctttccgtTCCAAAAATTGAGGAGTGAAACTCAGTTTCACAAGTTAATTCTCTCAAAACTTTCAAAGACCAGACAATCCCAATTTTATTTAAACATCTGCAGAGaataaggaaacaagaaaaacttccTAATTCTTATCAtacgtgcttagtcactcagctgtatccgactctttgtgaccctatggactatagcctgccaggctcctctgtcaatgcgattttccaggcaggaatactggagtgggtaggcattcccttctctcagggatcaaactctggtctcctgcat encodes:
- the LOC101112832 gene encoding CMRF35-like molecule 8 isoform X3, whose amino-acid sequence is MAQLHQATWLPQALLLLWVPGCLSLSGPSRVTGIVGRSLSVECRYQKKFISNNKYWCKPFCLLSPKIVETTESQREVTRGRVSIRDHPANLTFTVTLKSLREEDAGTYECGINVPVSIDPTFEVEVSVIPAPSASPTPRPIPPTVAAKVSTVSFTTLTTESATHSASSQEEYEPTQNWSERLSTEQAREGGTPCPTQPTLSPLRLHALLISLALLLLLLGGFSLLAWRMVQRWAKGPLPGPQRAVQGPLQGEPLFFRRQSPCPTNLPLLLPRLPPQQPTQLL
- the LOC101112832 gene encoding CMRF35-like molecule 8 isoform X4 — its product is MAQLHQATWLPQALLLLWVPGCLSLSGPSRVTGIVGRSLSVECRYQKKFISNNKYWCKPFCLLSPKIVETTESQREVTRGRVSIRDHPANLTFTVTLKSLREEDAGTYECGINVPVSIDPTFEVEVSVIPAPSASPTPRPIPPTVAAKVSTVSFTTLTTESATHSASSQEEYEPTQNWRLHALLISLALLLLLLGGFSLLAWRMVQRWAKGPLPGPQRAVQGPLQGEPLFFRRQSPCPTNLPLLLPRLPPQQPTQLL
- the LOC101112832 gene encoding CMRF35-like molecule 8 isoform X5, translated to MAQLHQATWLPQALLLLWVPGCLSLSGPSRVTGIVGRSLSVECRYQKKFISNNKYWCKPFCLLSPKIVETTESQREVTRGRVSIRDHPANLTFTVTLKSLREEDAGTYECGINVPVSIDPTFEVEVSVIPAPSASPTPRPIPPTVAAKVSTVSFTTLTTESATHSASSQEEYEPTQNWSERLSTEQAREGGTPCPTQPTLSPLRLHALLISLALLLLLLGGFSLLAWRMVQRWAKGVDSHLFLTSFFPPSHQIHLS
- the LOC101112832 gene encoding CMRF35-like molecule 8 isoform X1, which translates into the protein MAQLHQATWLPQALLLLWVPGCLSLSGPSRVTGIVGRSLSVECRYQKKFISNNKYWCKPFCLLSPKIVETTESQREVTRGRVSIRDHPANLTFTVTLKSLREEDAGTYECGINVPVSIDPTFEVEVSVIPAPSASPTPRPIPPTVAAKVSTVSFTTLTTESATHSASSQEEYEPTQNWSERLSTEQAREGGTPCPTQPTLSPLRLHALLISLALLLLLLGGFSLLAWRMVQRWAKAGEKPELPQSRSQAAEQTEPSYANLELQTWPLSGKPVQPTRAEVEYSTVGPSSDDLHYTSIVFDSRSQDSKADRIPSETPVYSVVKKT
- the LOC101112832 gene encoding CMRF35-like molecule 8 isoform X6; protein product: MAQLHQATWLPQALLLLWVPGCLSLSGPSRVTGIVGRSLSVECRYQKKFISNNKYWCKPFCLLSPKIVETTESQREVTRGRVSIRDHPANLTFTVTLKSLREEDAGTYECGINVPVSIDPTFEVEVSVIPAPSASPTPRPIPPTVAAKVSTVSFTTLTTESATHSASSQEEYEPTQNWSERLSTEQAREGGTPCPTQPTLSPLRLHALLISLALLLLLLGGFSLLAWRMVQRWAKAKPS
- the LOC101112832 gene encoding CMRF35-like molecule 8 isoform X2, with the translated sequence MAQLHQATWLPQALLLLWVPGCLSLSGPSRVTGIVGRSLSVECRYQKKFISNNKYWCKPFCLLSPKIVETTESQREVTRGRVSIRDHPANLTFTVTLKSLREEDAGTYECGINVPVSIDPTFEVEVSVIPAPSASPTPRPIPPTVAAKVSTVSFTTLTTESATHSASSQEEYEPTQNWRLHALLISLALLLLLLGGFSLLAWRMVQRWAKAGEKPELPQSRSQAAEQTEPSYANLELQTWPLSGKPVQPTRAEVEYSTVGPSSDDLHYTSIVFDSRSQDSKADRIPSETPVYSVVKKT